A stretch of the Clostridium botulinum genome encodes the following:
- a CDS encoding iron-sulfur cluster assembly scaffold protein yields the protein MNYTNEVERMTCVAKGPNHGPAPIPEEGKWVSAKEIKDISGLTHGVGRCAPQQGACKLTLNVKEGIIEEALVETVGCSGMTHSAAMAAEILSGKTILEALNTDLVCDAINTAMRELFLQIVYGRTQTAFSEGGLPIGAGLEDLGKGHRSQVGTMYSSAAKGPRYLEMVEGYVTRTALDENNEIIGYEFISFGKMMDMIKTGMDANEAMKKATGTYGRFADAVKVIDPREE from the coding sequence ATGAATTACACAAATGAAGTTGAAAGAATGACTTGTGTAGCAAAAGGACCTAACCATGGCCCAGCACCTATCCCAGAAGAAGGAAAATGGGTAAGCGCAAAAGAAATAAAAGACATTTCTGGTTTAACACACGGTGTAGGTAGATGTGCACCACAACAAGGAGCATGTAAACTTACTCTTAACGTAAAAGAAGGAATAATTGAAGAAGCTTTAGTTGAAACAGTTGGATGTTCTGGAATGACTCACTCTGCAGCTATGGCAGCAGAAATATTGTCAGGAAAAACAATACTTGAAGCATTAAACACAGACCTTGTATGTGATGCTATTAACACTGCTATGAGAGAACTATTCTTACAAATCGTATATGGTAGAACTCAAACTGCATTCTCTGAAGGTGGACTACCTATAGGAGCAGGACTTGAAGATTTAGGAAAAGGTCACAGAAGCCAAGTTGGTACTATGTACAGCTCAGCTGCAAAAGGACCTAGATACCTAGAAATGGTTGAAGGATATGTTACTAGAACTGCTTTAGATGAAAACAACGAAATCATTGGATATGAGTTCATTAGCTTTGGAAAAATGATGGACATGATCAAAACTGGTATGGATGCTAATGAAGCTATGAAAAAAGCAACAGGGACTTATGGAAGATTTGCTGATGCTGTAAAAGTAATAGATCCAAGAGAAGAGTAA
- a CDS encoding GGGtGRT protein — protein MALFEGYERRIDGINSVLGKYGMTSIEDAKKICDEKGINVYDIVRSIQPICFENACWAYTLGAAIAIKNGCTTASEAAKNIGEGLQAFCIPGSVADDRKVGLGHGNLGAMLLSEDAKCFAFLAGHESFAAAEGAIGIARSANKVRKEPLRVILNGLGKDAAQIISRINGFTYVQTAFDYYTGELKIVKETAYSKGERAGVRCFGADDVREGVAIMHHEGVDVSITGNSTNPTRFQHPVAGTYKKECFEMDKKYFSVASGGGTGRTLHPDNMAAGPASYGMTDTMGRMHSDAQFAGSSSVPAHVDMMGLIGMGNNPMVGATVAVAVAIEEAMK, from the coding sequence ATGGCATTATTTGAAGGATATGAAAGAAGAATTGACGGAATAAATTCTGTTTTAGGAAAATATGGAATGACTTCAATAGAAGACGCTAAAAAGATCTGTGATGAAAAAGGAATCAATGTTTATGATATCGTAAGATCAATACAACCAATTTGTTTTGAAAACGCATGTTGGGCTTACACATTAGGTGCAGCAATTGCTATTAAAAACGGATGTACAACTGCATCAGAAGCAGCGAAGAATATAGGAGAAGGACTTCAAGCTTTCTGTATTCCAGGTTCTGTTGCTGATGATAGAAAAGTTGGTCTTGGACATGGTAACTTAGGAGCTATGTTATTAAGTGAAGATGCTAAATGTTTTGCTTTCCTTGCAGGACATGAATCTTTCGCAGCTGCTGAAGGAGCAATTGGTATTGCTAGATCAGCAAACAAAGTTAGAAAAGAGCCTTTAAGAGTTATCTTAAATGGTCTTGGAAAAGATGCAGCGCAAATAATCTCTAGAATCAATGGTTTTACATATGTTCAAACTGCATTTGATTACTATACTGGGGAACTTAAAATAGTAAAAGAAACTGCTTATTCTAAAGGAGAACGTGCTGGAGTAAGATGTTTTGGTGCTGATGATGTTAGGGAAGGTGTTGCAATAATGCATCACGAAGGAGTAGATGTATCAATCACTGGTAACTCTACAAATCCAACAAGATTCCAACATCCAGTAGCTGGAACATATAAAAAAGAATGTTTTGAAATGGATAAAAAATACTTCTCAGTAGCATCAGGTGGTGGTACAGGAAGAACTCTTCACCCAGATAACATGGCAGCAGGTCCTGCTTCTTATGGTATGACTGATACTATGGGAAGAATGCACTCTGATGCACAATTTGCTGGTTCTTCATCAGTTCCTGCACACGTTGATATGATGGGACTTATCGGAATGGGTAACAACCCAATGGTAGGTGCTACAGTTGCTGTTGCAGTTGCTATAGAAGAAGCTATGAAATAA
- a CDS encoding SDR family NAD(P)-dependent oxidoreductase produces the protein MNLIKDNKKTVLITGASSGIGYELSKIFARNGYNLILIARSIKKLDKLRKEIIQKFSVEVKVIQKDLSIISSAEEVFNEVNNENIQVDILVNNAGAGVCGEFHKIDYRKDMEIIQLNITSLTILTKLFSKKMIKNGYGKILNVASTGAYQPGPYIAVYYATKAYVLSLSEALTNELGKYGITVSTICPGSTRTGFSKSAGKAEIKVAMDAKDVAISAYNGLMKSKRVIIPGINNKLVIFLSKIVPGNLSAYFVKKIQKTLYEDNVQNSSK, from the coding sequence ATGAACCTTATAAAAGATAATAAAAAGACAGTTCTTATTACTGGTGCTTCAAGTGGAATTGGATATGAATTAAGTAAGATTTTTGCAAGAAATGGTTATAATCTTATACTTATTGCAAGAAGTATAAAAAAATTAGATAAACTACGTAAAGAAATAATACAAAAGTTTAGTGTAGAAGTAAAAGTAATACAAAAAGATTTATCGATAATTTCTTCAGCTGAAGAAGTATTTAATGAAGTGAATAATGAAAATATACAAGTTGACATTCTTGTTAATAATGCTGGGGCAGGCGTATGTGGAGAATTTCATAAAATAGATTATAGAAAAGATATGGAAATAATTCAGCTTAATATAACTTCTCTTACAATACTTACAAAATTATTTTCAAAAAAAATGATAAAGAATGGTTATGGAAAAATATTAAATGTAGCTTCAACAGGGGCATATCAACCAGGACCATATATTGCAGTTTACTATGCAACAAAAGCATATGTACTATCTTTGTCAGAAGCTTTAACAAATGAATTGGGTAAATACGGAATAACTGTGTCAACAATTTGCCCAGGATCCACAAGGACCGGCTTTTCCAAAAGTGCAGGAAAAGCTGAAATTAAGGTAGCAATGGATGCAAAGGATGTTGCAATAAGTGCGTATAATGGACTTATGAAATCTAAGAGAGTTATAATACCTGGAATCAATAATAAACTGGTTATATTTTTATCTAAAATAGTTCCAGGAAATTTATCAGCTTACTTTGTTAAAAAAATTCAGAAAACTCTCTATGAAGACAATGTGCAAAATAGTTCAAAATAA
- a CDS encoding ATP-dependent Clp protease ATP-binding subunit produces MEMCSICKKNIATIYTAKVENGKTKMVGICLECAKKMGMPIMDQFMKQVGITEEDMDNLTEQMNNVIQDSNIEDLTDNNFLMNVLNGIFPDEKEEDKDSNLDSLEFDKEKILDKKDSSEKSDVKTKKGFLNKKKNKYLDKYGMNLTNKAKENKIDKVIGRNREIDRVIQILNRRNKNNPILIGEPGVGKTAIAEGLAVRIAEKNVPAKLFDVEVYLLDLTAVVAGTQFRGQFEGRMKSIIDEAKKNGNVILVIDEVHNIMGAGEAQGGSMNAANILKPALARGEIQVIGATTLDEYRKYIEKDSALERRFQPVLVEEPTVEETIEILQGIKSYYEEYHQVKISNDVIESAVNLSQRYINDRFLPDKAIDVIDEASSRANLKNKGLIELKSLEDELKKIQEEKQIAAEGDNYEKAAEYKVEECRLKEKIKEIKKESMDVVLTTQDIAFVIEAWTKIPVQRITEEEGEKLINLEDRLHKRVIGQNEGVKSLAKAIRRNRLGFTKKKKPSSFIFVGPTGVGKTELVKALAGELFGNEDALIRVDMSEYMEKHTVSKLIGAPPGYVGHDDGGQLTEKVRRKPYSVILLDEIEKAHPDVFNMLLQILEDGRLTDSQGRTVSFEHTVIIMTSNVGTNFKADSIGFNQEGYDAMESRVKEALRETFRPEFINRIDEIIVFNSLNKGELYKIIDLMFEEVKEEVKVRKINLDIDDSAKDFILKVGYDKKYGARPLRRAIQRHIEDEIAEAYLLKKIKEGSNIKVKAVDGKIVLE; encoded by the coding sequence ATGGAAATGTGCTCCATTTGCAAAAAAAATATAGCAACTATATATACTGCAAAGGTAGAAAATGGAAAAACAAAGATGGTTGGTATTTGCTTAGAATGTGCAAAGAAAATGGGTATGCCTATAATGGATCAATTTATGAAGCAAGTAGGTATAACTGAAGAAGATATGGATAACTTAACTGAACAAATGAACAATGTGATTCAGGATTCTAATATTGAAGATTTAACAGATAATAATTTTCTTATGAATGTTTTAAATGGGATATTTCCGGATGAAAAAGAAGAAGATAAAGATAGTAATTTAGATTCACTTGAATTTGATAAAGAAAAAATTTTAGATAAAAAGGATTCTTCTGAAAAATCTGATGTAAAAACAAAAAAAGGTTTTTTAAATAAAAAGAAAAATAAGTATCTAGATAAATATGGTATGAATCTTACTAATAAAGCTAAAGAAAATAAAATAGATAAAGTAATCGGAAGAAATAGAGAAATTGATAGAGTTATACAAATTCTAAATAGAAGAAATAAAAATAATCCCATATTAATAGGTGAGCCAGGTGTTGGTAAGACAGCCATTGCAGAAGGATTGGCCGTTAGAATTGCTGAAAAGAATGTTCCAGCAAAGTTATTTGATGTAGAGGTATATCTTCTTGATCTTACAGCGGTTGTAGCCGGCACACAATTTAGAGGGCAATTTGAAGGTAGAATGAAATCAATTATTGATGAAGCTAAGAAGAATGGTAATGTTATATTAGTAATTGATGAGGTTCATAATATAATGGGTGCAGGAGAAGCACAAGGTGGTTCTATGAATGCAGCTAACATTTTAAAGCCAGCCCTTGCAAGAGGAGAAATTCAAGTAATAGGTGCTACTACTTTAGATGAGTATAGAAAATATATAGAAAAGGATTCTGCATTAGAAAGAAGATTTCAACCAGTACTAGTAGAAGAACCTACAGTAGAAGAAACAATAGAAATTTTACAGGGAATAAAAAGTTATTATGAAGAATATCATCAAGTGAAAATATCCAATGATGTAATTGAAAGTGCGGTAAATTTATCACAAAGATATATTAATGATAGATTTTTACCAGATAAAGCTATAGATGTAATTGATGAAGCTAGTTCTAGAGCCAATTTAAAGAATAAAGGCTTGATAGAGTTAAAATCACTAGAAGATGAATTAAAAAAAATACAAGAAGAAAAACAAATAGCAGCTGAAGGAGATAATTATGAAAAAGCAGCTGAATATAAAGTAGAAGAATGTAGACTTAAAGAAAAAATAAAAGAAATAAAAAAAGAATCTATGGATGTAGTATTAACAACTCAAGATATTGCATTTGTTATAGAAGCTTGGACTAAAATACCTGTTCAAAGAATTACAGAAGAAGAGGGAGAAAAACTTATAAACCTTGAAGATAGACTGCATAAAAGGGTTATAGGACAAAATGAAGGTGTAAAAAGTTTGGCTAAAGCTATACGTCGTAATAGATTAGGATTTACTAAAAAGAAAAAGCCATCTTCATTTATATTTGTGGGACCTACAGGTGTTGGAAAAACAGAGCTTGTAAAGGCGTTAGCAGGAGAATTATTTGGTAATGAAGATGCATTAATTAGGGTAGATATGTCTGAATATATGGAGAAGCACACAGTGTCTAAATTAATTGGAGCGCCTCCAGGATATGTAGGACACGATGATGGAGGACAATTAACAGAAAAGGTAAGAAGAAAACCTTATTCTGTAATACTACTAGATGAAATCGAAAAGGCTCATCCAGATGTATTTAATATGTTACTTCAAATTCTTGAGGATGGAAGACTTACTGATAGTCAGGGAAGAACTGTTTCTTTTGAGCATACTGTAATTATAATGACATCTAATGTAGGAACTAACTTTAAGGCTGATAGCATAGGATTTAATCAAGAAGGATATGATGCTATGGAAAGTCGTGTTAAGGAAGCTTTAAGAGAAACATTTAGACCAGAGTTTATAAATAGAATAGATGAAATAATAGTATTTAATTCTTTAAATAAAGGTGAATTATATAAAATAATTGATCTAATGTTTGAAGAAGTAAAAGAAGAAGTAAAAGTAAGAAAAATAAATTTAGATATTGATGATAGTGCAAAAGACTTCATATTAAAAGTAGGATATGATAAAAAATATGGAGCAAGACCACTAAGAAGAGCTATTCAAAGACATATTGAGGATGAAATAGCAGAGGCATATCTTCTTAAAAAGATTAAAGAAGGTTCAAATATAAAAGTAAAAGCAGTTGATGGAAAGATTGTTTTAGAATAG